The nucleotide window AGTCGGAATGAAGAGACTGGCACTTGTTCTTTTATTGGCGATCTGCTCGCTCCCGGCCTGGTCGCAAGGAAAGACGGCGAATGAGACGCCAACGAAATCCGCTACTGACGATCCGACGTACGTGATCGGACCTGAAGATATGCTCAACATCGCAGTCTGGAAGGAGCCCGATTTTTCCAGCACGGTTCCGGTGCGGCCGGACGGCAAGATATCGCTGCCGTTATTGGGGGATGTAGAGGCGTCTGGAAGGACGCCGGGCCAACTTGCTCAGGACCTCACGGTGAGGCTAAAGAAGTACATCGACGATCCCCATGTCACTGTGGTGGTGACCGCGATCAACAGCA belongs to Terriglobia bacterium and includes:
- a CDS encoding polysaccharide biosynthesis/export family protein yields the protein MKRLALVLLLAICSLPAWSQGKTANETPTKSATDDPTYVIGPEDMLNIAVWKEPDFSSTVPVRPDGKISLPLLGDVEASGRTPGQLAQDLTVRLKKYIDDPHVTVVVTAINSKRVYILGEVNHPGTMNMSPDMTVLQAISAAGGPTAYANTKKITILRTVAGQQKKYAFNYKEVIKGNDIQQNIVLQSGDTIVVP